The DNA sequence TGAAGGAACCCTGCCACCCTGGTTTTGGACGGGGAGAGGGGTTGTTGTGGTCCAGTCATTTTAAAGCCTAAATGCAGCCATTTTTCAATTGTGACTCGTGACCCACTCGGCTTtgaaactagagagagagagagagagagagagagagagagagagagggtgggaGTAGCCGCTTTTTGACTTCTGCCTCAATGCTCTTGAATTCCTTCTGTCCACTTCTTTGAGTCAGATTTCTCCTCCTAAAGGTTAAAGTGCCAAACTTGGCTACCACGCCTGACATACGGGGGACGAGGGAGGAGGAACATGGAAAGTGGAAACACACGTCAATCTGATGGAGACATTCACTTGATCACGTTGACTGTTGACTAACATTCTGATGTTAGTAACAGGAAACTGATTCTGTTGTGTGACTTCGTTGGTCTCAGCCGAGAACGGTGATAAAACATAACACCATATAGCAAACAAGAATCATGCCAATCGAATGGTCCTACAATTAAATCCCTCGAGCAAGGTTTAAAAATCAGGATCGGATTGGCCGATTTGGATTTGATTCAGCGAGGCTGAACTAGATTCTAGATTATCCTGAAAATTCCAAAATACAGAGTTAGGAAACTTTGGGCCAGGTCTGATCGATACCAATTCGATGTTTTTAAACCCCGGTCCACATGTACAGCTACCCTCaccttccaaatgttcttgttACCCATGATACCTAGTCGAACGTACCTTTGAAATTCTAGTTAGGATGGGTTTTCTTGCAAACCAAGCAGCAGGAATTTTTGTGCTGCTTGGTTGCAGTCCAATCCTAGTCTCACATGTATTGGATTGTGATGCTACatgtgttgattttttatttatttttatagccCACCACCTGTTGGTTTTACTAAAATCTTAGCACATGTATTTGAACGGGATTATGTCACAATTGGGCTGCCCGGTTTGTAGGAAAATTTTATCTGACTTGTCATTTTCCCCTCTCTCTTGGATCCTATGTTGTGTCCTCTGTTGTGGGATAGTATTAGTTGATCGAATGAATCAGCATTAAATATTTGTCCCATCTTTTGCAATTATAAGGATAAAGAGGGatgtatttaaaaataaaaagaacaattGTTAGATATTGACTCATATGACTAGATAATCGTTCGAAACAATTGATCTGTTTTCTTTTATTGCAATCGCAGCAAAGGTACAagtgaagaaaaatagaaaaaaaaaaaaaaacatgagaaaatagaagaaagagtgAGACAAAACCCTCACTCTGTAACTCTGCTGTACTGCTGTACGAAGAGTGCTCATGATAatccattccccccccccctctctctctctctctctcgatacTCACGCGCACAAGCATATAGGCACATACATGTCTTAGTCTTTTTTTTATGGTGCAATATACATGTCTTAGTCCTCAaaaccatgagagagagagagagaggttcagAGTACAATAGCCTACACTTTATTGGTGAAaatattcttcattgatttatAGTAAGTAGCCAAAGGACTATAATGGGTGGCGGAGATCTGTAAGAACTAAGATACAGACCTTCAAAAGAATAAATGATTTCTTCCTATTACACATACCCAAACTGGGGTACCCGTATCACTATATACTCATATGTATCCTATTATATATCATAGTATTTTCATacgtatttaaataaataaatgaaacaatcattaaagaagaagaagaaggttcttCAGCAGCAGGAGTTGAGAGTCTCAGCTGTTGCACCAATCCCCTGTCCCTGACGAGGGCTGGAACCAGAGTCCTTAATTAATCCCTCCACGAGTTTGGGCGTTTGTGAAAGAGTGGCCAACACCGGGGCTGGAACCAGAGTCCTTGATTCCTCCAAGAGTTTGGTCGTTTGTGAAAGAGTGGCCAACACCAGGGCTGGAACCAGAGTCCTTGATCCCTCCAAGAGTTTGGGCGTTTGTGACCTTGTGGCCAACACCAGGGCTCGAACCAGAGTCCTTCATCCCTCCAAGAGTTTGAGCATTTGTGAACTTGTGGCCAACACCAGGGCTGGAACCAGAATCCTTAATCCCTCCAAGGGTCTGTGCATTTGTGAACTTGTTACCTCCGCCAGGGCTGGGACCGGAATCCTTAATTCCTCCGAGGGTCTGAGCGTTTGTAAACTTGTTACCTCCGCCGGGGCTGGGACCTGAATCTTTAATCCCTCCGAGAGTCTGAGTATTGATGAACTTGTTACCTCCACCACCAGCGCTTGGACCGGAGCTCTTGATTCCTCCAAGAGACAAGATATCAAAGAACCCAGAGCTGATCTCTTCAGTGATACCAGCCTTTAAAATATTGAACGGACGAGCAGCTTCagtgaaggagaaaaagaagctcGCCCCGATGAAGAGGAGTGGAAGAAAGAATTGGGAAGATTTGAGTTCTCTAACCATGTCTATCGTTGATCtttgttgtggtggtggtgagtGTGTGGGCTTGAGGGGTTGCAGATGTGTTGGTTGTTTTGCAGGTTTGGAGGGCACACTTATATAGTGAAGGGCTAGTGGTAAGGGATGAGGGTTGACGTTGGGCTTCATTTGACTTGGGAACCGGGGCTGTGCATCTTTCAAACACGTGGAGTCTTAATTGGTTACCCACTGCGGCACCAGCGCCACCACCTGTGCTCTGGCTTATACGAGGAAGCATCTTGTTCCAGGACTTCAGGTTCGCAGTTTGAATCTCATCTCATGGATGGACCAATTCCATCCCCCttcataattgaatttttcttaaatttaattaaaaataaaaaataaaatctgccTAGCAGTATGGCTTTACTTCGAAACACAAAGTGAGATAAAACGACTGCTTTTTATACTGTGATTATGAAAATCTTATTCTTATCGATGCTTCTGCAAGCAGTGTAATTAATCTAACACTGACATAGGGCCACACAATCAGACAGAACATCCTACAGGGAGAGGGATCAACCGCAATGTTTTAATATCTTGAGTTGGGTTCTAAACTCCTAGCTTGGATTGGTTCAGATTGACCTTGGTATTGGCATATTCTATGCATTTGGGTTTTTTCTATCCAAGATTGGACCGAGTCAGATTGAGAGAACCATAATTGACTTGGTTGATTATGATCTGTATCGATTGGAATAAGTTGATTCGATCCAATATTGAATCCCTAATCCACACCCTTGTATTGATATAATTTttcgtcaaaaaaaaaaaagttgctgaCATAATTCACAAATGGACATGGTAAGTTTGATAAATATCAATTTATACATAGGATGATTTGTAtcattaaatgaggagagagaaaaatatacaTTGCAAGATGAATAGATAGCAAGTGAAGTTGTTAGTCATAAATGTTAAGAGaaagataaaatataataactttttttttctggttttggggAGGCAGAAGACGAAGACACGCATGTTGCTCACGTACAATCATAATCACTGACAcattttttcctcatttttcttAATAACCACGTCAATCCCTTATATATgatgaaccttttttttttttttttttttttttttttttttttttttgatgaaccTTATATATTGATGAACCAAATCCACTAAAAGCAATCCCAtccaccctaaaaaaaaaaaaaacctaatcgTTGGGACCATTTTAAATTTGACTATTTTGAAATATGAGTCACCGGCGGCCTACAAGATGAAAGAATCTTTTTCAGAGAGGGCATGGAAGTCTAAAGATGCAAAGAACATGCAATGGAACCATTTTaaatttgacttttgatttttcgAATTGTTTCTTGTCCAGGTACTCTGTTTCTGGGTTTCTAATATTGTGATAGTTCCCTAACACTGCGTGtggggattttcttcttcttcttttcccattaaaaaaaaagaaaaaaagataaaaattagGTTATCGATGGAGATATGTTGATTGAATATTAGGGTTTTTGAGTCTTGAGACGTGGGACCTTCGATTTCCAACATGTATTCAACAAGTCCCCATATACCCTATATTGGTTAGTGATCCTTATGCTTCCTCTTTTGTGAACAATTTCGTAGAAAGAGAAACCCCTTTTCAAAAAACAATGGTAGGCTGTGATTTCTTTTATCTTGACAAAAAATTAAGGGGGTTAAAATCGAATAAatataagggcccgtttggtatcgtttctgttctagaaacgtcgtttcgtgtcaaaaacgaaaatttcagtttctgtgtcaaaacgtagtttttaaatacaaaattgtgtttcaaaatttcagatttttatcggaattttttttttttttttttttgtttgtaaaatggaacaaaactgggaagacggagtCCAGTctcattttttcagtttttttgttcactttttgttaaaaaaaaggaaaaggaccATAAGTACACCAAACAGAATATTctattttttcgttccaataaaaggaaaaaatccagaaacgtttttttagaacgataccaaacggagcctaagtcggtttgatttcgatttcaaaaTGTGAGGGCTATTGGGAGTGTCTTTAATGGGAGGGCTCTTCGGAGTATCTTTAATGTGGGACAACTAGATCTTTGTCATTTGGGCGATCGACATGTGTCCAAGTAGTGATTGAATGATTATGTTTTTACCGATCATAACAGAGGTGTTCTGCTCAGAGCCACCTCTTGAACACGTGTCAATCACTCAAATAACTACGAACAAGACCTAGACAATCAATGC is a window from the Macadamia integrifolia cultivar HAES 741 chromosome 5, SCU_Mint_v3, whole genome shotgun sequence genome containing:
- the LOC122077832 gene encoding circumsporozoite protein-like, which codes for MKPNVNPHPLPLALHYISVPSKPAKQPTHLQPLKPTHSPPPQQRSTIDMVRELKSSQFFLPLLFIGASFFFSFTEAARPFNILKAGITEEISSGFFDILSLGGIKSSGPSAGGGGNKFINTQTLGGIKDSGPSPGGGNKFTNAQTLGGIKDSGPSPGGGNKFTNAQTLGGIKDSGSSPGVGHKFTNAQTLGGMKDSGSSPGVGHKVTNAQTLGGIKDSGSSPGVGHSFTNDQTLGGIKDSGSSPGVGHSFTNAQTRGGIN